The genomic stretch TCTATCTGTAATAATGGTTCCCTCTCCATTACAATGAGGGCAAGTTGATGCGGTTTGCATTTGCCCTAAAAATGTATTAGTAACCCTCATAACGCGTCCTGAACCATTACAAGTTGTACACGTAATTGGTTTACTACCAGCTCTAGCACCAGAACCAGAGCATGCAGTACAAGTTACATTTTTATTAACTTTAATCTTCTTTTCAACACCAGTATTTATTTCTTCAAGAGTTAACTTTACGCGAATACGCAAATTAGCTCCTTGGGGTACTCGTCTTGATGAACGGCTGGAACGGCTGGAGCCTCCAAATCCACCAAATCCTCCTCCGAAAAAATCGCCAAAAATATCACCGAAATTGCTAAAAATATCTTCCATAGACATTCCGCCACCACTAAAACCTGCTGCACCGCCCATTCCTGCATGACCAAACTGATCATATCTTTGGCGTTTTTCAGGATTGCTCAAAACTTCATAAGCTTCAGCTGCTTCTTTAAATTTCTCTTCAGCAGCTTTATCTCCTGGATTTTTATCGGGATGGTATTTTATAGCCATCTGGCGATATGCTTTTTTAAGCTCATCTGCTGTTGCATTTTTTGCAACTCCCAATACTTCGTAATAATCTCTTTTGCTACTCACTTACCTATTATTAATTTCCAACAACTACTTTTGCATATCTTAAAACCTT from Bacteroidales bacterium encodes the following:
- the dnaJ gene encoding molecular chaperone DnaJ, which produces MSSKRDYYEVLGVAKNATADELKKAYRQMAIKYHPDKNPGDKAAEEKFKEAAEAYEVLSNPEKRQRYDQFGHAGMGGAAGFSGGGMSMEDIFSNFGDIFGDFFGGGFGGFGGSSRSSRSSRRVPQGANLRIRVKLTLEEINTGVEKKIKVNKNVTCTACSGSGARAGSKPITCTTCNGSGRVMRVTNTFLGQMQTASTCPHCNGEGTIITDRCPSCSGSGLKKGEEVISIKIPAGVEEGMQLSMSGKGNSAPRGGIPGDLIVLIEEIEHDLFKRDGVNLLYEHNISYADAVLGAHVEVPTIDGKARIKIPSGTMPGKMFRLKGKGLPAVNSYGRGDLIVSVNIWVPQSVTKEEKSLLEKLNSEKNFQANNSDKKKSFFDRMREYFD